Within the Erigeron canadensis isolate Cc75 chromosome 6, C_canadensis_v1, whole genome shotgun sequence genome, the region tatttttcattaattttctcTATTTCATTTCATCCTATCAAACACTTTCTAAAATCGAAGACAAGGAATGACTAGGACACGAAATGTAAAAGGTTGAAATTGTATATACCTAAAATATAGGGATGTAAAAAGTAATAGACAAGCCAAAGAAAATCTTATATTCAcaaagtgtatatatacatcaacAAAGATTTTAAGAGGTGAGGTGATTggagctagctagctagctggTAATTCCATGGGGAGGCCACCATGCTGTGATAAAGTTGGCATCAAGAAAGGCCCATGGACCCCTGAAGAAGATATCATTTTGGTTACTTACATCCAAGATCATGGTCCTGGAAACTGGAGATCAGTGCCTACAAACACCGGTactcatttttatatttacaatGAATGACCATATGCAACTTCTACTTCTCTACTTCTAGTcttctacatatatatacaaatatttgtaTCATAATATGGCTCCAAAATACATCAAGATATCTTTAAAGTTTATACTATTTGATCAATAACATCAAGATATTTATGAAGCATCTCAAATAAGTACTTATTTGCTTGCATGATCACTAATTAACACACTTAGGAATTTTGTTTGACACGATCAAAACCACAGATTAAACACGTACCCATTTTGATCATGAGTGTGCAGCTCTTGATTATTGATTATAGACTTGATAAGTACAAATGTGATCACTAGTTAGAAGAGAATTATATGACATCACCTTTCGACTAAACTTACTAAACATAAACTGAATATATAGGATGAAAAAATACCAAGAAATTGGCTCCATGAATGTTGGTTTCAATCAATCTTATTAAGTGGCCGGCATGTTacttaatttaattgtttaagtGTTGAAGCTgaatttatgttttatgtttgaaTCTATTTTTAAGGCTTGTTAAGATGCAGCAAGAGTTGCAGACTAAGATGGACTAATTATCTAAGGCCTGGTATCAAAAGGGGCAACTTCACTCCACATGAAGAAGGGATGATTATTCATTTGCAAGCATTATTAGGTAACAAGTAAGTTTACTCATCGAACGATATCTTGAgcgacattttttttttttttgatcatTGAGGCTTggatatatacattttatttgataaaagtgaTACATCTTTTATCTGGGGGTGTACGTAtcttttttgaataaaaagttCAAGCCGGCCTTGTGTATAATGTGCAGATGGGCAGCCATAGCTTCATATCTCCCACAAAGAACAGATAACGATATCAAGAATTACTGGAACActcatttaaagaaaaaaatcaagaaGTTACAATCAGCCTTCAATTCACCAATGCCACCATCCGAATCCACTTTAGCGGCCATATCCAAGATGCACCAGGCCACTGGCAAAAGCCACCAAAACATGACAAACAATAATAAGACTACTACCCCTCCTCATTGTTCCAATATCTATGCATCGAGTACGCAAAACATTTCAAGATTATTAGAAGGATGGATGAGATCATCATCTACTTCTTCATCAACAATTAATTCACATAAGAAACTTGCTGATCAAGAAACCGGACGGAAAGAGGGCCTCATCAATAGTCCTGATGTAGAAAGTGTCGATTTTGAATTCGGatctgttctttcatttgataatGGATGTTGGGACAAGATGATGATTAGTGGTACTAATTATGGGTCTGATGATCATGAGAAGGCTGCATGTATTTTGCATGAAAGAAAACTTCAGAAACAAGAAAGCTTGAgctatactaataataataataataatcctgCTTTGACATTCTTTGAAAAATGGCTACTAGATGAATCTGCAAGTCAAGTAGAAGCTGGAGCCATGGCCATATAGTAGCAAGCAAGTAAACTACGTACCGCTTTcttaatatttcttttttctattttattgaATTCTTGTTTCCAACTGTAATCTAATCAAATGGTAGAAAAAACATTCTACCTTAATAAATTCATTCCTACCTAGCTCTACAATATttgaaacacatatatatatgtatatgtatgcatgtgttatgtataatgtatgtaCGTATTAACTATACCAACcccgtgtatatatatatatatatatataactgtaaGCAAGTAAGCTAGTAAACATCCAATGCCGTTTTTACGGATTTTCGGTCGCAATACCATGACAGTGTATGAGGGAAGTCGAGATGTTAATCTGTTTTCAGGTTCTATCCAAATGATATATAGCAAAGGACCTTCGGTCTTTGCATAAGGTGATGGTAGAACTCTGTCTCCAAGAAATATAACTCATATTGCCAAGTTATATATATGGAAAGTCatttactcattttttttgtctAGAATCAAACCACGAAGAGTTCCATCCAGATTAATACATTAGGTGAAATTATGTACAACcaaattaaaaacatgattaatagattactaaaattaaaaaaaccaaagaaaattatGTTATTGAATGTACGTAAATGTCTGTGATTGTGAAATATGGTTCACATGTAAACTCTGGGGAAACTTTGGTACACAAGATATAGGAGTTAAAGGGAAGGCATGTGACAAGGGTACtaagtaagtaagtaattaGTCATAACTAAAAGTAGGTGTATCATTCATGTGCATATATAGCTTTAGATGGTTCAAGTTAATGCTAGATCAACTTTTAGTTGGGCTCCCATTTTGTCACATAATAATTGGACAGTAGGTGTGTTATAAAGGAGATATTATAATTAGTAGTGATGAGTTATAAAAAATCTTGCCACATTGTAAGGTTAGGAAAAGAAATAAGTGGACTCAACAAAAATTAGTGAGTATTTTAAAAGGGAATTGATATGTATCCTGTTAAAAGAATAATCTAATAATCCTTTAAATTATAAGATTATGGTATATGGAAAGTTTAAAGGATAATGTTAAGAAGGGTTTACTGAAATACACGTGTCACCATCTTATGgttttaagaagatttttaagtttatatttaggatgatttatcatttcctttttaaaaagtaaactaGAAAGGTATCCGCGTAATGCGGCATAACGAGTGTGGCGACAGTAGCATTGTGGTCattaatataaaactaattGAAGTAAAAGAGGGTGGTGTAGTTTTTTTAAGTATTGATCAGGGGTGTATATTATAActaaattctttaaaattattatatgtatattatataaagatatttaagGTTACCAATTCACAATTTGAGAATGATAGAAAtaggtttgttttataaaagagtaaacaTAACATAGTAAATAATGGATGAgatttttaatcttttgattttgatgtaagTGAGATAACCTATTAATCAAATTCTATATCTAGTCCTTTATAAATCTATGAAAgggtaaaaaaaatcaattctaACAATATTATttgaacttttattaataatgaaGCTAGgctaatacaaataaaaaaataaaagcgtAAGAGATAAGAAATTTAGGAAAAGCTAATGGCGTTAAGTTCTTCTGTTGCAAAACAGATCAAAGTGATGGTTCTTGTTTAAGAAGATACAGTCGTTTTTGGCTTAATTTCAGAGTATCCATCGTAAGATAATGATTAAAATAAGAAATGCTAAACATATATTTGGTAAAGTTATAAGAGTTTCGGTCAGGGttttttttcacaatttttCTTGTAAAGATTTTTTGACCCTTTTAAGGGTCCTCGGAATGTTGTTCTTACAATGTGAAAGCGACTAGTTACATAGTTTTagatttataaaacttttaaatattgatttttttttcatacagTATCTTATCTATAATCTACGACATTATATTAAACAAATGTcccttattttttcttttacagtTATGATTGGGATTCTAAAATACCATTCATTCTCATTAAATAATTCATCTATCTCCACTTCATATACCTATAAAcgttttaataaattaattatatatctatccCTTAACtctcaaaatatatttacatcaataacataCACTACTCGTCGTCACTGCGATCATCACCACCTGTCGTCACCAACACTACACCGTCGTAGCTACAACCATCGTCGCAATATAATACGTCGATACGAGCATCCATATAGTActttgaaatgtgttttacttttATAAGTTTGGGTAAATTGCAATTTTGCCTCTGAACTTGGCACAATTTGCATCTTTCATCATACATCGATACAAGCATCCATATAATACGATTTGCAATTTTGCACGATTTTACAATTTTCATCACTGCGACTAACTACGTTATTTTTATTCTGTTAAGTTGCCCCACGTGAGGGCAAGAAAGTCTTTCGACATTATTCGCAAGCTTAGTTACAGTTTTCGTTCCTTAAATTgttaatttttatacttttcatccctcaaaaaattattttttatgacttttttatgtacattaatttattttttttcttttgaatatttcaTATCCCTTGAAACATAATTGTTTACAGAAATATTTTACTTgaatattttcatatcacaaatttaaaacaacatacaaatcaaaaataataagaaaaataaaagctatttgtataaaaatgttacgaaaaaaagtcataaaagaattatttttcattCAGAGGATGAAAAGTgcaaatttaatttacactcgTAAAACATGTCCACATGTTTCTCACATTTGACAACTTAATTGATAAAAAGTAATGCACTTAATTGCGGTGACAAAAAATGCCAAATTAGAGGTTTTCATTAAGTGATAATGAAAATTTAAgggtgttcatcaaaccgttaAACCGATTAAATTAGACCAAATCGCGGTACTTGGATTGGTTTGTTAAAGTCAGGTTTGATGGTTTAAGTTTTAGAAACTGGGTTATTTTGTTCGGTAAGGTTTGAGCAAAGAAAAAACCGCTGAAATCCAAACCAGACCATACTTCATACTTTCACAACTCGAGAAGAAGACGCCGTTATCTAAAATCATAAAGCTTAAATATGTTACGAAGATAAACACTATTATGTTCCAAATTCTTTACAGTTTCATTATAAAGAACACGCCtatatttcaaatttataattaattatatatttttattgtaaagAAACTTTTTCAATATTCGGATGTTATATCTCTTAGTTTGACCTGTTagtacttttatacttttaattttaagtgtttgttatacatcttaatataaatcttacatataattatatgaaattaaaaaaaggaaaaaattaattaaacgtCAGACAGGCCAATCCGGACCGGCTTTATTAAGTTTGGTACTATTCGAAAGTGTTCTGGTTTGGTTCAATACATATTGAACGGAATTGCCAGTTTAGTTTGAGATTTAATCCAAACTGAAGCAAACCGGTCCATGAATAAAAGGTCTcaactacattataaagcatttgtttcctcaattttttcaactttacacaagtgaaaaccccaaaatacccctattacttatttataatacccttagaataaatttcaaccactaatttttttctctctccttaaatctcaaccactcatttctctctcattcataaatttctctaattcattcaaaatcttttatggataaattataaaaaaatatataggtatttttaaaatttcatactctttcgtgaaagatgtcatttgatatattttcaatgaatttttaaatccgatagTGAAACTAATACGGGTGAAACCCATACGGCCAAATATCACGCCATATCACAACCtatacttactctcgtattgAAATGTGCAAATGATGCCAAACTCCAAAAAGTGTAATACGGAGTACTGTCTTTAAAGCCCTtgtcaaacataaataaaatttagttttggtttttttaacaACCCTGTAAAAAAAAGATACACAAAATCAGGCGTGTAAAATCTTGCAAAACCCTCCGTGGGCGAGAGAAGAAAGGAATGGATTTTCAAGTGGTAGTGTTAGCCGGAGGCACTTCCAAGAAGCTTTCCCCTCTTGTTTCCAAGGTCCTATATCGTTGTTATTAGTATTGTCTCTctcatgtgtatatatgtatatatatatatctgctTTTgcttgtatatgtatataatatatttattgtttgatTAATTTGATTGGGGGTTTGCAGGACGTCCCAAAATCGCTACTTCCCGTAGCCAATCGCCCGGTTCTTTCATACGTTTTGGACCTCTTGGAGAAAAGCAATCTCAAAGATCTCATTGTTGTATGTTACCCCCCTTTTTCTCTTCTCAATACTAATTTCAATATTgaatatatagtatatagataATATGTTATTGAGTTAGTTGATTTAATGACTTATActtattatataattgttggGACCCCTAACGGTGcattatttttcaaaagttCGCATCTTGCGGTTTCTAGTGtaaaagaaattttattttttttgttataatgaaTGAGAGCCACACGGTTAACAAATGAATGTAGGAGGATCCCTCTTATAGTCTTATGTAACTCACGAAAGTTTTAGCGCACCAAGTAAATGCCTGTCACCTAGAAGAATGTCACACTAGTATGGAATTAGCCAATTTTGATTACACTATAGTTAAAAAGTTCCAACCATATCATGGTATTTGGATAAGTCAGAGATAACGCTTTATTGATGGAACTTAAAACAAACTTTTATGAGTAGATTATTTAGACCCATTTAGAAGAATCCACATTTTTTCGTTCAGTAGAATGCGTAATTTTAGATATTGAGTTTTAAGCTTTCCCAGTTGGCAACGACGGTGTAATTCTAGTTGATTTATAGGATACAATTATTCTATTTGTTTGCATTTTTGTCTATGTTGAGATGGGTTCCAGTAACTCATGGAATTGTGATTCAAAGATAAAGACAATCATGGATCTCTTTTTAATCAAGTTTTTGGGTACAGGTTGTTGAAGGAGAAGATACTGACGGTCTTGTTGAAATTTGGATATCAGAGGCTTATgctgatcgattacatgttcaAGTAAGCTGGTGGTTGATCAATTAGTTTTTATGCTTTCTTGTCATAAATCTGTGTTTAAACTTATGAAGGTTTTTACTGTAAATTTTcaaggtttttattttaattatgttaaTCAAGTAGCAGCTAGCTTAGTCGATGAGATTTAAGACTCAAATGCTAGCGGTTTTAGGTCTGGTCTATCCATCTGCATAATCTATTTTAGAGACATAGGTTTGTTTGTATTTTGCTTTTTGAGTGGGGACCTTCATTAGATTGCTGATGCGTACCTGTATAGTTGTATTAAGTTCACGACTAGGAGTAG harbors:
- the LOC122603783 gene encoding transcription factor MYB60-like, encoding MGRPPCCDKVGIKKGPWTPEEDIILVTYIQDHGPGNWRSVPTNTGLLRCSKSCRLRWTNYLRPGIKRGNFTPHEEGMIIHLQALLGNKWAAIASYLPQRTDNDIKNYWNTHLKKKIKKLQSAFNSPMPPSESTLAAISKMHQATGKSHQNMTNNNKTTTPPHCSNIYASSTQNISRLLEGWMRSSSTSSSTINSHKKLADQETGRKEGLINSPDVESVDFEFGSVLSFDNGCWDKMMISGTNYGSDDHEKAACILHERKLQKQESLSYTNNNNNNPALTFFEKWLLDESASQVEAGAMAI